AGAAACTGGGCCAAAATATTCAAACCAAGCATAAGATAGTTGGAGGTAGGAATACACTATCTAATCTGTGCTGATGAAATGCTGGCGAAAACGGGCGATGTAGTGGTACAGAAGGTGCCGGTTATCCGTTTGTCcgtttttcttcattttttttttgtttttcccTTTTGTCTTTTGCACCGCTTATATATGGGTATGAAACAAGTTCAAGAATTTATAATGGAACCCAAAGGTTCAGTCTTTGTAGTTCGAGCGACATTGCGCGTTTCCTTAGAAAACGCTGGAAAGATATTCTTTAACGAGACGGAGTAATTCTCGTCAGGAATAGGATGTTGATTGATTTTTGCTGTAGTTATATAGCAGGGACCCACGGAAGAGAGCGAGCGCCTTCTTTCACAGGGACTTTTGTCAGCCACGTCTCCGCGGAAAACAATTGCCGTCCGCGTCGCAGTGAGATTACGCAGCCGTGCGCTTCAGGGACAGAAAAGAAGCATTTCGCGGCTACGGAGAAACAGTGCACTAACTCTCTCGAGGGTAGCCGCAAAGATTTCTTGTCTCTTCCATTAGGACATAgctatctttttcttttctgtttttgGCGTATGATCTGTTCTGAGCCAAAGTTATAGAACATTGCTTGAATAAGCACCTCACAGAGTAGGGATTGTATAGAAAGTAGCTGAGCGTCTGCCCACGTAACAAACAATCTTGCCCCTTCCCCGCTCTTGTTTTCGCGTGCCTCTTCTACAATAATCTGGCCAGGCTAAATCGCGttctgctgctgctgct
This genomic interval from Saccharomyces cerevisiae S288C chromosome VIII, complete sequence contains the following:
- a CDS encoding uncharacterized protein (hypothetical protein; identified by gene-trapping, microarray-based expression analysis, and genome-wide homology searching) encodes the protein MLAKTGDVVVQKVPVIRLSVFLHFFFVFPFCLLHRLYMGMKQVQEFIMEPKGSVFVVRATLRVSLENAGKIFFNETE
- a CDS encoding uncharacterized protein (Pseudogenic fragment with similarity to flocculins; identified by gene-trapping, microarray-based expression analysis, and genome-wide homology searching; YHR213W-B has a paralog, YAR064W, that arose from a segmental duplication), whose translation is MLIDFCCSYIAGTHGRERAPSFTGTFVSHVSAENNCRPRRSEITQPCASGTEKKHFAATEKQCTNSLEGSRKDFLSLPLGHSYLFLFCFWRMICSEPKL